A genomic window from Camelina sativa cultivar DH55 chromosome 2, Cs, whole genome shotgun sequence includes:
- the LOC104716571 gene encoding mediator of RNA polymerase II transcription subunit 21: protein MDIISQLQEQVNSIAAITFNAFGTLQRDAPPVQLSPNYPEPPPAATTVTDEATPFPEQPKQLSAGLVKAAKQFDALVAALPLSEGGEEAQLKRIAELQVENDLIGQELQKQLEAAEKELKQVQELFGQAADNCLNMKKPE, encoded by the exons ATGGATATAATATCACAGTTGCAAGAACAAGTGAATTCGATTGCTGCTATCACTTTCAATGCTTTTGGGACACTCCAACGGGATGCTCCTCCTGTCCAGCTTTCACCTAATTACCCTGAACCACCACCTGCTGCAACTACGGTTACTGATGAGGCTACCCCTTTTCCTGAGCAACCTAAGCAGCTTAGTGCCGGTTTAGTTAAGGCTGCTAAACAGTTTGATGCTTTGGTTGCTGCACTTCCTTTGTCAGAAGGTGGTGAAGAAGCTCAGCTCAAAAGAATCGCTGAACTTCAG gtGGAGAATGATCTTATTGGTCAAGAACTCCAGAAGCAACTTGAGGCTGCAG AGAAGGAGCTAAAGCAAGTCCAGGAGCTGTTTGGACAAGCTGCAGATAACTGTCTGAACATGAAGAAACCTGAATGA